From the genome of Brachionichthys hirsutus isolate HB-005 chromosome 9, CSIRO-AGI_Bhir_v1, whole genome shotgun sequence:
GATGGAGGAGACATGTCATTAAAGAAAATCAAGAAAAGGTTCAAAGCTGAAATTCGTAGCGGAGCCTCGGCTACTGGTAGAAAGTGTTCGTCCGGAGAAAACACGTGACCGGGCAGGCTTTCGGCACGTCGTTCACACGAGCTtgagagaacagcagctgcCACTGTGCTGCGCAGTCGTGTCACTGAGATGGAATCTCTAGCACCTCAGCTAAACCTTCTGCTTGGTAATTATTGGACGAGTGGTGACTCACAATCTCCTCCGTCTCAGCGTCCTTGGGCTCGTCGGGCTCAGAGTCTAGCACCGTGCCAGAGGCTTCACCAGGCAAGGAGGCCGCTTCAGCTTCTGCTACCGTCGCCGCTTCCTGTTCAGACACACACGCGGAGGCGTGAGCAGCGAGCGGCCATAGCCGTGCagcatatatacacacacacacacgagttcatatatatatacgatCACTCAATCATCACAGAATCAGCTGCAGCATACTGAGgtctgtgacatcactgacGTAAACCTCAGAAGAGGATCACACTGAATACGGTAAAAATACGACGACATCCCGCGTCTGCAGGTCTCATCCAGATGTGAGGTGGCTTCATTCTGGGAACACTGCATTTTCCGAAGGCGAGTTGGACCCGGCATTAAATGTGTCGTCGGGATTTTGATCCGAGTACACTTAGAATAGAAACTAACTCATTTCGCGGCGTGTGCCGCGAAATGAGTTAGTTTGTAGCTAGAGAAGAGAAGACCGATTTGATACACAAACAGACAAGACATAAGTCAGCTCCGCTAGATTTTCATGAATGTGGTAATCTAGAGACAGACGTTAAACGAGAGTGGGATAGAGAACAGGACGCAAACGACTGATTGTGAATGTCACGGCGAGTAACTTTAGTTACTACTTACTTAGTCCGATTTAAATGATCACACAGACGGCCTGCATCCACGCTAATCTAGGCGTCCAGCAAGTTAAATTCTAATCTGGTGTTAGAATGGACGTCTTCAAAATGGTGACATTTCATCgtaaaatcttttttatttgggGATGAAAGTTCACCTTTCCCTCAAAATCAGCTATAAATGACTCTCAGACCTGGTTTTATTAAAttgttaatgtaaaaaaaatctatGGCTAAAAGAACAGTGGGCCACGTGCtaaagaacattttttttaataagatgTTTCGTgagaataagtaaaaaaaaagaaatgtaggCAAATGTGGCCATGAAAGAAGTCGGGACACACGTGGTGAAGACCATAAGGAACAGACTCCAGGGAAACTCCaccaacacaacagcagcatcagcatctaCTCTGAGCTCGAGACACCCAGcgagaaaaaataaaacctgtggAGGAGAACCACTGGAATCGTGggacagatacacacacatgctagAAAACATAAGAAATCTGGGAGAATGGGAGAGGAAATTGTTATGACCTGTGAAAGAGAGGAAGTTGTGAAAGATGGGAAAGTGAACTGAAGTGTGCGTGAGGCGAGGCAGATCCAAAAAGCATGGGTGAAACGGGGATATATAAACTGCAGAGATGAGGGTGGGAGGAGGACAGCAAAAAAAACGAAACGAGAGCAGGAGAGGGTGTGACTCAACCTGGGTGTTAGAGGGCACTGGAGCGTTTGAGAGCCAGAAATCCAGATCCGAAACCtagaagagggagggagggagaggagtgcAAGGAGGTGAGGAGACACCAGGTTCTGTATCTTTGTACTATTCGCGAAAATGGATACAGAGATTACGCCCGCTCTatttcatgaataaatcaagGATAGGATGCCACACCATCAGCCACTAGGAAACAGACACTCGATCACTAAAGCTGATTGAAAGGCAGCAAAGGGAGTGCACTGAAACGATCTAAAATATTGGtttgtgcaaaataaaacttttgcAAAACTCAAAGACTACATGTAGTGCTGCATTTTACACCAGAtgatttaatttattcagaATTCAAGGTCAAATTCTTAGATGAAAATATCTTCTATATAACTCTGGTTCCAATTCGGAAGGCGAATTGTTCCACAATTTGTGTCAGCACATTCTGTACCTCTGCACTGGTGGAGGTGGGCGGTGCTGCCACCTCTCTGGGTTCTTCTGATTGGACGACCGGTTCATCCGCCTGACCACCAAGAAGATCCTCCTCTTTTTCGTCACGttttagtttcttcttcttctttttctcttcttctttgcttttcTGCAAGGAAAAGGTCCCCCACAAAATATATGAGGTTAAATTACAATCGACAACATCAAATCTACAGCCATCGTCATGCCGTAATGTCCGAAACCACCTCATAGATCTCAGAGTGGAGCGTGGTTTTAAAGCCATTTCATATTTACCTTCCTATCCCGGTCtttgtccttcttcttctctctcttttctttgccGTTCTTCTTCCTGGGCTCCTGTGAAGCAGCGTCTCCGTCTTCTGCCGGGCTCTTTGGAGCTTCCGCTGCATGGTGCGACCTGACCGGTAGCTTCTCACTGTCTGCAAGTGGCCTGCACAAACGACAATATGCATAACCAGTTTGACTTTGTTTAGACGAGTGCGACCATGGTTGGTATGTAACTTATGTACTAATCTattaagggggggggaggcagcaATTCACTGGATTCAGGCATGTATCTCCACAATGTGCAGCAGCCAGATCTTATGGAGAGAACTGAAGGAAGTGGTTCCTCTGGCCATCAATAATTCCCAGATCGTTGGGGTTATACCAATAGTCTCCTTCATATTCACATAAGATCAGTCATGTTCCTTTCACCAAGCCGGACCCTCTGATGCGGTAACACGCACTGCAGCCCCCCAGTGGCCACTCTCCGTTAAGACATCACATGTCATCGGTGACAAAGACCAACTGCATTTATGGATTCCGATGCTTGTGAACACGCATTACAGAACATAAATCAGAAACTTTCATTGTGTGTACTTTTCTGTGTACAATAATGGGACATCCAACCATGTCTATGACGGCTCAGACAAACTAAAGAAAGCAAGGATAAACAACACCCTCTTCAGATTGTCCTCAACAATTCCTGCTCTCCATCTGTTAGCCTAAACCCTGAAATATCCAAAAGACTTTAAGTGATCTAAACTGGCCTAAATGTGCTTGTTATTTTCCACCAAGGTCATGCAGGAAATGCACTTAAAAATAGCTTTTGAgtataaaaacaaatggtgACCAAATGCTACAGATAAGGATCTGGGCCATGTGGGCAGAATAACTGTATTTCTCAAACCCTGGGATAAGTTTCCCAAAGGCACAACGTAATTGATTATTGATAGACCATGAGAATTGATCCTGCACCATTAGAAACATGTGTTGTAATGCTTTTGGGAGCCTATCCCAGGAAGGCAGTAGGCAAATCAtgaggaaaagcagcagcagacactTAATTATAGTgtttctataaataaaaaaattaaaaaaacttcaccccccccaaaaaaaatatgctttaaaaaaaaggacagcgAAATCAAAGAAAAGGCTGTTCTGAGAAAGAGTGACATgctgacaaagacaaagcagagtAAGAGAAGTGGATATTGTAACTAGGCTGCCATGGACAACggatattgaaaataaaaagggaaattaGCAGAAATAGGTAAAAGCAAGCAAACTCCACGTGAGGAAAGAAAGGTCAGCGATTCTAGCAAGAGGAGCAAAGCTCAGAGCGCTCAAAAGAAAAAGACGGGCAGTCAGTATGTTTAGTCGGAGCTCATGTCCCGAGGATGGGATGCAACTCACCTGCGCCCGGCTGCTTCCAAGCTGCCACACAAAAAGGCAGTGAATGGTGTGTGTATGCATAAAGAGGGGGGAAGCAGAAAACAGAATGCAGTGAGAAGAAAGTGAAAGGACTGAAGAACCTGGCTCACATCAGCTGTGATGCTACGAGCAGGAAGGTAAAAAACAACACCTAAATGACGCGTCAGGAATGCAAAGGACCCGAGGAGAAGATacacggacgtagtgagggaggacataagagtggctggtgttggggaggacgatgcaaaggacggggtgaagtggagaaagttgattcaCTGTGACGACCGTTCACAGGACAagccggaagaagaagaaatggaaatggaaaatgGTCTGCACTTTAATCCTGTGCTTCGATCAGAGTTCTCACACGAAGCTCTGACCAAATGGAAAGTTAGGGTCAGAATAAACTCACTTGTCAAGGTCGATGTCCAGGGCTTTATGGGGGTCGTTGGGGTCTTTGTCGTCATCATCACTGGGTAAGGCATTCTGAAGCATTGAGAAGGGGAAATCAATAGAAAAGTTCGTAATAACCTTTGAAATTGATCTCGTCAACGacgacaacaaacaaaatgtgaagACGCCTGTTGAGAGACTGGATGAAATGAAACGGCATCATAAATGAGTAATAATTAACAAACCTATTACGATAGGAAAACATCTTTAATCCGTTTGATCCATCTTATTCTCAGACCAATTTGAAGCATCCCACTGAAATCAAATCTATTTCCACCGTTGTGTGAAGACACCAATCAGATCAGAGCAAAAATCATGCACCAAAGGTAAACCGCCACGTGTCCGGCTGCCGTGTACGACTCTGTTGCTTTCTTTGCCACAGCTCCTGCGTACCTCTGGCATTTCCTCGGTAACAATGTCAACCATGTGCGCGGGCGTGATGTCCTCCTCGCTCTCTGGTCCCGAGTCGTGTTTTTTGCCTCGGCCGCTGcgcttttctttcctcttcttcttgtccttcttcttcttctccactcTCTCTTTCCGTCTTCGTTCCTCCTCCAGTTTCACATACTGGTCGGACATGGGCAAACCTGTGGTCCAGGAGGAGGACATTTGTGTCAGCCACCAAGGAGGTTGCGTTTTTGACGGCATTTCTGCGTGGGCTCTCCGGCAaagtaaatcacgaagagcaaaaacgatGAATCTACTAAACGTTGAAGACATTAGTCAAAATTTGAGCAAGGCCGgttgattcttcatttttttgctcttcgaGGTTTTTGACAGcatgcgtctgtctgtctgattgtctgtctgtatgtttgtctgtctgtttaagGATTACAGAAGAACTGCTGAACGGATTATGATGAAAACAGATCTCGTAAAATATGAATTCAAATCAATCACCAAAAATCGCAGTCAAAGGGGCCCGATGTGCAATATCATGGATCTGATCCATCCAACTCagagtcacttttacttttcatggttggtttataaagatgccaagaacaatttagaaccttttggtgatgatccagatcaccatggcaacagtgtaaatccagttatgaggggaatgtgctgcttggcggaggcctgaactctaaatgtttttgtactttGATGAATAGCTCATTCTGAAGATGATTTTGAGTGTGAATCATGTGGATCCAGGACTTTTTGTGGATTATCGCCTGTCAGAATGTTACCTGGGACTTTGAGAGGCACACTGAGGTCAATCTGCACAACTGGGATGTGCTCCACTCCGGGGGCTTCCTGGTAAACCTACGCAAAGAGAGCAGGCATTCACGACATGATCCACAGCACAAGACATTTGGCCTAGAACTAGTCCGGATTTAAACCGGTCCGCTTTGAGTGCAGCGTGAGAATGCTGCCTAGCAATGAGCAGGTTAGCATACCTTCtgagaggacggagacgctttGATGTAGAAGGGGTTGTTGGCCTGCTCCTGCTTTCTGGCTTCCCTTCTCtgggatttggggggggggggtcataaatgaatcaatgaaagTCGTGAGATGACAGATTTACAAATGATCAAAACTACAAGACTACATCCTAAATGAGCATCTTGTCCTTTTCTAGATAGAAGTGCCGTTTGTTGATTTGTCAATGGCTCACACATGGGAAGGTTCTTCTCAGCGTCCAAAAAGAATCCCCACGATACAAGCGACATGTTATCAACGCTACTATTCTACCGACAGGCTCACCCTCGCCAGCTCCTTCTCGTCCACCTCCGTGTGTCTGGAGCGAGAGTGTTTGGGCTCCTCCTTGGTAAAAGTCGCCTTGGGCTGCTCATCCTCAGACCCGCTCTCAGACGGAGGCTCGTTGATCCAGGCATCCAAGTCCAGACTACACAAACGAACTCAGTCACACCCCGGCGCTTCAGTGTCACGCGTAGCTGCGCGATAACGCGGCTTTGCTAAGCCCACTCACCCTTCAGGAACAGGCACTTTCTTCTGCGCCTTCGGGGCAACAGGGTTGAGTTCTCCGGCAAACAGTGCGCTGACTTCTTCTGCCACTTCTACATCCTTCTGCTTCAGTTTCTGGATGTACTTGACCAGCTGCAGGATGCAGGAAGCCTGAGGACACAACCAGCAGCCAGGCCGATGTGAAGAAAAGAAGACCGATTTCCTGAATTCTATGTAGGAGTTAGCCTTGAGGGGCTTATAATGCCAAGCATTAAATGTACGCCTCTTTCTTACCCTCTCCTGCACCTCCAGGTTGGCGCTCTGGACAAACAGAGGTAGCCTGTCGATCATCAGCTGGCTGGTTTCCTGTGCTGCTGTGCTTTGCGTGTTCCCCTCCTGGCTCTTCAGCAAGGTGGCAAACAGCTTGGCTGCATTCTGCACGTACACCGCCTGGATGTGTCCAGGCAGGGTGGCCACCTTCGGCCGCAGCATGGCCTCTAGCGTCTGCATCGGGTTCTCCAGGTGTCTAAGAATAAAGAAGTGAAGCGGGTTCATTGTCTCAGGAATGCGAAAGCCTTCGTTTGCAAGCGTGCACCCGAACAAGAAGCAGCAACATACTCGGAGAATTCACCGCAGATCCAGGCAGCAGCGTACAACACCTCACAGATACCCATCCGCTGCATGTTGCCCGTCAACAGGTGGCCGTTGTCCAGCAGAGCGGCCATCTGGGCAACAGCGAAGCCCCTGATGGCTTTGACCCGGATGGCCACGTCCAGCATCTGAGAGGCAATGAGCTGGCCGTGGCGAGTGCCCTCTAATCGGGTCAGCTCCACCAGGATGCTGATGTACCTGTtgaacagatttaaaaataaaaaataaaaaagatgcaGATGAAAATCAAATCATCGAGAATGAAACAGCGGCGGTGTGGAGATGGCTGGACGGGAGGCAGACCATTCAAAGTTGGTGATGTACTGGTAGTTGCTCTGGCTGCAGATATCAATGATCTTGGTGAGCAGCTCATCTCTGTAGGTGGTTCCTTCTGCTTTATCCACGTGAAGCATCAGCTTCTTCACAATCTCCATCAGATTCTTTTTGGATACCTGAGAGAGCAGCGAGAGTCAGACCAAACGTATGAATGTGAGAACGATTGTTTGGACCAGTGGCTACAGGAGCCGGTCTCCTAGCCTTTTAAGGGTTCTACAATCCCAGAAATTAGTACCATGCCATAGAGCAGGTCCAGAGCTCTCAGCCGGATGGACTCGTCCTTGTCGTCCAGACACTGGAGGATGAGGTCCTTGTGAGACTGGACTGACTTGGGGTGGGTCTTCAGGATCTTGGACATAGCCAGCAGCCCCAGGTACTTCACTAGAAGAGCAGAACAATGGATTTTACCTCTCTGCCCTACCAAGGAGAGGCATATTTAATTCTATATTCGCTCATATTACTCTAAATATTATTCTCTGCAATATCAGCAATGTCTGTCTTTGGAATGTCTAATTATTTGAGTCCCTATCATTTTACAAAGCCGACTATCCTCACTTGAGTGATACAATAATCAGTTTTATATTATACTACTGAAATATTTACTCTTAAATATGAACGGATCACAGGTTCTGATATAATAATCTGCAATAATCCTAAAAGGCCTAGAGTCTAGACTAAATACCACAAAGGAAAGGAACACAAAATATGCAGACAATTGgaaatgacacacaaacacgcacacactggaagcagcagttttgttttccttcatcCTATCGCTGACCTTTTTTTCCTACTCACCAACAGAATCTGCTGAACCTCAATTTTCCGGCCATCGTCTAATCTTGTGGGGATAAATGCGTCTGGGGTTCTCGGATCGatgagagggtgtgtgtgtgaacgtgtggtCGTGAtcttggggtgggggggggggggggggggggtaaggctTGTGCCTGCGCTGCCTACATTTCAGAAATGACCCAATATACGGCTTCAGCTTCAGGCGAGAGATCCTTCCTCTTACAAAAGGTGAAAACAGCGGATCAAACGGAATTCACTTTCAGTTGAAAGGTGAAAAAGCGTTTCCGTGCCTTTCCAGGGTTAATGATATGGAACCACTAGAAGCATTTTGTACAGCAGTTTGCAGATAAGTGACACCTTATGGTCATAACACAGAAAGCATCAAAAACGCCGACTTGGCATTGAGCTTTTGTGATCTTtcacctacccccccccccaccccggtgATTATAATTGTTGAAAAGTGTTTCCATTAAAAAGGACCAGGAAGGGTCGATTGTTTGGATCCGgtaaaacaaaaccacagaTTCACAGTCTGCTCTACAGAGTTCTATAGACTActcttcacacacatttatccaTGTATGGATTGTCCAGATAACTCGAACGGCAACAAGCTCCGAATGCAAAATGCTAAATTTCACTTCTTTGAGATCCGAGAGAAAACAAGTCGTTTACTTCCTGTGAGATAGCAGGCTTAATGTTTTGACAGGGGTTGGAATGATCTACCGTAAATGGAATGGTATTCTAAGCAGGCCACCAAATTGAGTGGAAAGTCATAATGTTCGAGTTAtcccgggcggggggggggatcgacGTGATCATCGACTAAAGGGGGCCAACTGTTCCAAAAACACTCAGACAATGAGAAAATGACACACTGCAGGCATTGACAGAGGGCTCACAGTTCTGGTCCGAGTCTTCTATCAGGATTCGCAGTTTCTGCACACAAagctgagaggggggggggggggcagaacaggGAAGAGGGAGAGCAGTGAACATCCCTGTTGGGCTTTGCAACACCAGTTTCAGTCCTCTGACAGGCTAAAGTGTGGAGAATTGATTTTTGACGACATTCACAAGGATtgaaagtagtttttttttaaaccagcatCGTGAGGTTTCTGGCCAGCCTGATAGTCGGTGTGTCTCTGGTGAAAGCAAGAATTGTACAATAGAAAGGGATACAACCAAAATGGAGCTGCATGAAAGtgcaaatgaggaagaggaggaggaggaggagcggcccTCGGAGGCTGACCTGGATACTAGCGCTGTGGTTAGGCATCCCAGAGGACAAAGAAATCAACACTGCAATGCAGGACAAGGGGATTATCAGAACTGACTGAActacatgtaaaaaataaatacaaagccTTTTGCAGTATATTCAAATTCGCACACAAAACACTAAATTCACTCACAGCTTTCGAGACGACATGAGCGAACTCTGTACTGACCTGCAATCACAGTGTTGACACATTCATACAGCAGAGACATGGCAGAGGTGCTGCAAGACAGGAGGGCGGGGTAGCAGTCAGAAGAGGGTGGATTATCAGATCAAAGATGATGTTACCATCCAAGAAAAGACCTGCGAGCTCACCTGTGGATCAAGTTTGTCAGAGGTTCGATTAACTTCTTTCCCAAACGTGGCTCCAGCGGCGTGAGTGCACCAAACTGTCAGACGAACACGGAGGCCATGAAGCACAGCTGAACTTCCCACATGGGTTTACAGCGTTCCAAAGTAAAGGTCACCCTGCCAGAACCTTCCAGCTAAATCTTTGACTTGTAGCAAATATAGCAAAAAAGATGGACACAGAACTGCATCCTGTTGACTTACCAGCTTGATAATCTTAATGAGGACCCAGTTATTAGTGGAGGAGGTCATGAGCTTAAAGAAGAGCGGCGCTAGAGACAGGTAGTTCTTGGGATTCCTCCGAGCAAGCTCGCAGATGACGTTCACTGCTGCAGACTGGAcacctgaagggggggggaccTCATTCAGTTTATTAGACCAGGATGTTTCGTCCATTACTATCATTATTACGTGTGAAGTCACTGGAGAGTTCTCCTTACACCTCATGAAAGCTGATAATTGACCTGCGCTACATTTTTATCTGTGCAACATTTACGCTATGGTGCTGCTGAATATTCTTAAGGGCTCGGCAGTCGGACAAATAAGTCCTCCGATCCTTCTGAATAATTCCGTGGGTGACCGGCGATAGAAGGCCCGTCTCCAGCAGCACCCCACTGAGGTCGCCATGCAGGGTCTTTCTGGATACCTGGGTCTGGGTCCTCTAGTTTCTCCTTAAGCCTGGGGAAAGCGGGGCGCAGGGACTCGGGGTACTTCAGAAACACCTTGTACATGATCAGCACCGCTTTCTTCCTGATGTAGGGTTTCGTGTGGGACATCTATCAAATCAGAAGAGCAGGGACATTATGATGCAACTTGTTTTAGGAATAGAATCCACAACTGCAAAGACTtgatgtgggaaaaaaaaagataaaaatctACAAGGCAATTCTGGTTGGTGAACCTCTGCACATGTTCTCTCACCAGGGTCATGATGTCATTGGCCAGATCCCGAGCCAGGTCAGGGGTAACAAAGCAGGAGAGACCAGTGAGGGCCACACCTGTGTCATACTGGCTGGGACTGCTGAGATCCTGGGAGGGggaaatatacatatatatataaaaaaacaacaggcaTTCCATAAGAGGGAAAGGGTTGTCAGGCGGATGAAAgggcacagagagagaaaataactCACCTTTCGGATCTGATTGGTCGTCAGCATGATGACATCAGTGCTCTCGTGAAAGCACTGCGAGGCCGCCAGGTAACCGATCCTCTGTTGGGGCAAGGCAGAACTTTCATTCTACGCCGTCGTTGCTAGATTTTGGGCAGTGCTGCAcacagaacctgctgagacgaCTGCTTGTGCCATTTCTGGGCCAGACCTCTGAATTTGGATCAGTTATCAATAAGTACTGTCGGACTGGAGGACCACTTCAGAGAATAGGCATAACAAAAGGGGGATTGATCATCCATGATGGGAGGTAAAGGAacatgattccccccccccccccacctggaccGTGTCTTAACTCCGTAATGGCTTTGGTAGGAAATAAtgtgacaaaaaacaacaacaatttcctggaaatttcaaACAGCATATCCATTAATTGATAAGGTAAATAAAGTAAGACGTTTCTCGCTGCGCTCCAAACACACCTTGTACGTAAACTTGGAGGAACTCATGACTTCAACAATGTTGAACGCGGCCCAGCTGACATCATAGCCCAGCATCTGGAGCTGTGgcacagaaaagagagagatgaggcTTCGCGTAAAAAGGAGCGCCGCACCGACAGAGAGGCTGAGCTGAAAGCTCTGAAACGCAGAAGAGACCACATTTGCACGAGAAACATCTAAAGCTAACGTGGGCCGAGCTATAAATGGAGCgctttcattttaaacacaacCCGGACAGCAGCCTGGACGAGAAGTCGGCTGCTCGTCATCGAGCTTTGCAGCGAGCGTCCGTAAGAGAAGCTACACGCATGCTGCCTGGCAACAAATGCAGATATATAAAGAACATAGGAATGCATTTCTCATGTTAGAAACCGCCTCCTCAAAactcataaaaaaacaacacggaCCAAAGGGCCTCTGGTTTGGTCATGTTTCAGTTTCTCGCTGATCCGATTGAAACATTGACTTTGAATCGGCAGGAGTGAAGAGTTAGTGGTCGGGATATCTCACATAGCTCAGCTTGCACACGGCATTGGCTTTGACGGCGATGTTGTCCTGCTTGAGCTCCTGTTTGATCTCATCAATGCACGTGGAGATGTACTTGGCCTGAGGGTCAAGAAAAGAACATTATAAAAAGGAACAGCGGTTCAGAACGGGTGCAGTGGCAGCTGGAACGGGATTCGACAGAGAGTCTAGAGTCCGGAAACCCAATTCAAGACTTGTGTCGGCGTACGTGACGCAGCCCCGAAGACAGCTAGACGGCGAGAAAAAGCAGATTTATTTTGCCTCGTGATCCTAGCTTGAATTTAATATAACatgtgtttttggctgataGAACTACAATGAAAACACTGCAC
Proteins encoded in this window:
- the ap3d1 gene encoding AP-3 complex subunit delta-1, translated to MALKIVKGSIDRMFDKNLQDLVRGIRNHKEDEAKYISTCIDEIKQELKQDNIAVKANAVCKLSYLQMLGYDVSWAAFNIVEVMSSSKFTYKRIGYLAASQCFHESTDVIMLTTNQIRKDLSSPSQYDTGVALTGLSCFVTPDLARDLANDIMTLMSHTKPYIRKKAVLIMYKVFLKYPESLRPAFPRLKEKLEDPDPGVQSAAVNVICELARRNPKNYLSLAPLFFKLMTSSTNNWVLIKIIKLFGALTPLEPRLGKKLIEPLTNLIHSTSAMSLLYECVNTVIAVLISLSSGMPNHSASIQLCVQKLRILIEDSDQNLKYLGLLAMSKILKTHPKSVQSHKDLILQCLDDKDESIRLRALDLLYGMVSKKNLMEIVKKLMLHVDKAEGTTYRDELLTKIIDICSQSNYQYITNFEWYISILVELTRLEGTRHGQLIASQMLDVAIRVKAIRGFAVAQMAALLDNGHLLTGNMQRMGICEVLYAAAWICGEFSEHLENPMQTLEAMLRPKVATLPGHIQAVYVQNAAKLFATLLKSQEGNTQSTAAQETSQLMIDRLPLFVQSANLEVQERASCILQLVKYIQKLKQKDVEVAEEVSALFAGELNPVAPKAQKKVPVPEGLDLDAWINEPPSESGSEDEQPKATFTKEEPKHSRSRHTEVDEKELARRREARKQEQANNPFYIKASPSSQKVYQEAPGVEHIPVVQIDLSVPLKVPGLPMSDQYVKLEEERRRKERVEKKKKDKKKRKEKRSGRGKKHDSGPESEEDITPAHMVDIVTEEMPENALPSDDDDKDPNDPHKALDIDLDNLEAAGRRPLADSEKLPVRSHHAAEAPKSPAEDGDAASQEPRKKNGKEKREKKKDKDRDRKKSKEEEKKKKKKLKRDEKEEDLLGGQADEPVVQSEEPREVAAPPTSTSAEVSDLDFWLSNAPVPSNTQEAATVAEAEAASLPGEASGTVLDSEPDEPKDAETEEIKSSKHKKKKQKKEKDEKEKKKKKKKHHHRHHNDGGEEKSVPNGTVDEDDPLPPMSNYCLLAENSYIKMMMEDADEVYDIQGNLQDGSQVVVSVIFENKCDSFLKSMEFNVLDSLNSKLQRPDGSGPHDGLTVPFQLPPGVSNEARFVFTVQSIVMPQKLKGTLTFIVKDEDSSTHEKLDFKLHFTCTSYLITTPCYSDAFAKLLESGDLKGSSVRLEGINLPFHHLLAKICFHHHFSVVERIDSCASMYSRSIQGHHVCMLVKTSGQTVSIDAKCDEPTLLGNVLDEIKQTFSQC